A portion of the Salvelinus fontinalis isolate EN_2023a chromosome 32, ASM2944872v1, whole genome shotgun sequence genome contains these proteins:
- the LOC129831209 gene encoding zinc fingers and homeoboxes protein 1-like yields the protein MASRRKTTTPCMFPPVEMVDSDPDMEVVTEGDGQTDDGAANCPVENSTESNPSEEDAQAMDHFIKTMDSSTAEGGYECKYCSFQTSQLNMFTLHVDTEHPNIVLNSSYVCVECDFHTKRYDALLEHNARHHPGEDNFTRTMVKSNNQTIFEQRVNDLTFDGSFVDEDTSCKGIALSKTPIMKLKSRAEAKKFTGSHKMADYSVIKVESDGEEREEVAPPPVTPTVVAVSTPLTIQPIQQSIMINSPNVLQIKTTNSTTMLPPGTLAQVLSALQNQQTSQTQLLIPVSSIPTYNGAMDNNVLLVSAYNRFPYPSVSEIMGLAAQTKFTEEQIKVWFSAQRLKHGVSWTPEEVEEARRKKFNGSVQAVPQTITVIPANFATAANGLQSIFQTCQIVGQPGMVLTQVGGGNAVPVASPITLAVAGVPNPRTSVSKVPEPYTSETASPLSTDSLGARPKKSKEQLAELKASYLRRQFATEAEISRLMKVTNLTKRAIKKWFSDTRYNQRNSKDHQGVALNDISVNTNSNDGSSSTAIVIDSSDEASESSLTTQGPIYDPRIKFRHAFPDFTPQKFKEKSPEQLLLLEASYQKSDTPGDEELSRLRMETKLTRREVDAWFSERRKMPVDSDGTEELESEMVKVPPSGQEARTPSSGRKIMKKTPEQLHVLKSAFVRTQWPSAEEYDKMAKESGLPRTYIVNWFGDTRYACKNSNLKWYYLYQSGKVNEAMNGGELKKKPRKRFRGWSRRTRRPYPCKQTPPTIKVKTGKDILKEHYLKHKVLNEKDLDELVAKSSMSYEQVRDWFAEISRREEKGLDPFSDGKEETHGDSEGEMEVKEKGDDEENDIDNKDDENNNDEDETNDNETTEEPQCFKQSQSESEDQ from the coding sequence ATGGCGAgcagaagaaaaacaacaacacctTGCATGTTCCCTCCCGTTGAAATGGTGGATTCAGACCCTGACATGGAGGTCGTTACAGAGGGAGACGGACAGACTGACGACGGGGCCGCTAACTGTCCTGTGGAAAACTCAACTGAAAGCAACCCGAGTGAGGAAGACGCACAGGCCATGGACCACTTCATTAAAACGATGGACTCGAGTACGGCAGAAGGAGGTTATGAGTGCAAGTACTGCAGCTTTCAGACATCACAGCTCAATATGTTTACCTTGCATGTGGACACTGAGCACCCAAATATAGTTCTAAACTCATCTTATGTGTGTGTTGAATGTGACTTTCACACCAAGAGGTATGATGCATTGTTGGAGCATAATGCACGCCACCACCCTGGAGAAGACAATTTCACCAGGACCATGGTGAAGAGCAACAATCAAACCATCTTTGAGCAGAGAGTCAATGACTTGACCTTTGATGGCAGTTTTGTTGATGAGGACACATCCTGTAAGGGTATTGCCCTAAGCAAGACACCAATTATGAAGCTCAAGAGTAGGGCTGAGGCCAAGAAGTTTACAGGGTCACACAAAATGGCAGATTACAGTGTCATTAAAGTGGAGagtgatggggaagagagagaggaggtggccCCCCCTCCTGTCACCCCCACTGTAGTGGCTGTGTCAACCCCTCTGACCATTCAACCTATTCAGCAAAGCATAATGATCAACAGCCCAAACGTGCTCCAAATAAAGACCACCAACTCCACCACAATGCTCCCTCCAGGGACTTTGGCTCAAGTTCTGTCTGCCTTGCAGAATCAGCAGACCTCCCAGACCCAGCTCCTCATCCCGGTCAGTAGTATCCCCACATACAATGGGGCCATGGACAATAATGTCCTGCTGGTCAGTGCCTATAATAGGTTCCCTTACCCATCTGTGTCAGAGATCATGGGTCTAGCAGCACAAACCAAGTTCACAGAGGAGCAGATAAAGGTCTGGTTCTCTGCCCAGCGGCTGAAGCACGGTGTGAGCTGGaccccagaggaggtggaggaggccaGGAGGAAGAAGTTCAACGGCTCAGTGCAGGCGGTGCCACAGACCATCACTGTCATCCCAGCCAATTTTGCTACGGCAGCCAATGGCCTGCAGTCCATCTTTCAGACGTGTCAGATTGTAGGGCAACCAGGGATGGTTTTGACTCAGGTAGGGGGTGGCAACGCTGTCCCTGTGGCCTCACCCATCACGTTAGCTGTTGCTGGGGTCCCCAACCCCAGAACCAGTGTCAGTAAGGTACCAGAACCCTACACCTCTGAGACCGCTTCTCCACTCAGTACCGATTCCCTGGGAGCGCGACCCAAAAAATCCAAGGAGCAGCTAGCAGAGCTGAAGGCCAGTTACCTAAGGAGACAGTTTGCCACTGAGGCAGAAATCTCTCGGCTGATGAAGGTCACTAACCTCACCAAAAGAGCAATAAAGAAGTGGTTCAGCGACACACGTTACAACCAACGCAACTCAAAGGACCACCAAGGCGTTGCCTTAAATGACATTTCAGTCAACACCAACAGTAACGACggcagcagcagcacagccattgTGATTGACTCCAGCGACGAAGCCAGTGAATCCTCTCTCACAACCCAAGGGCCCATCTATGATCCACGAATCAAGTTCCGCCACGCCTTTCCTGACTTCACACCTCAGAAGTTCAAGGAAAAGAGTCCGGAGCAGCTTCTGCTTTTGGAGGCCAGCTACCAGAAGTCTGACACGCCAGGCGATGAGGAGCTAAGTAGGTTGAGGATGGAGACTAAACTGACCAGACGAGAGGTGGATGCCTGGTTCTCTGAGAGGAGAAAAATGCCAGTGGACTCTGATGGTACAGAGGAGCTAGAGAGTGAAATGGTCAAAGTGCCTCCCTCTGGGCAAGAAGCTCGGACGCCATCTAGCGGCCGGAAGATAATGAAGAAAACCCCAGAGCAGCTCCACGTCCTGAAAAGCGCCTTTGTTCGTACCCAGTGGCCCTCTGCTGAAGAGTACGACAAGATGGCCAAGGAGAGCGGGTTACCCAGAACCTACATCGTCAACTGGTTTGGAGACACCCGTTATGCCTGCAAGAACAGTAACCTGAAGTGGTACTACTTGTATCAGAGTGGAAAGGTTAACGAGGCAATGAACGGAGGTGAACTTAAGAAGAAGCCACGGAAACGCTTTCGTGGTTGGTCCAGGAGGACGAGGCGGCCATACCCCTGCAAACAAACACCCCCTACCATCAAAGTCAAGACGGGTAAAGATATTTTAAAGGAGCACTACCTCAAGCATAAGGTCTTAAATGAGAAAGATTTGGATGAACTGGTGGCCAAGTCCAGTATGAGCTATGAGCAGGTGCGGGACTGGTTTGCGGAGATCAGCAGGAGGgaagagaagggccttgatccTTTCAGTGATGGTAAAGAGGAGACACACGGTGacagtgagggagagatggaagtgAAAGAGAAAGGGGATGATGAAGAAAACGACATTGACAATAAAGATGATGAAAATAACAATGATGAAGATGAAACGAATGACAATGAAACCACGGAAGAGCCTCAATGTTTCAAGCAATCACAGTCAGAATCAGAAGATCAGTGA
- the LOC129831211 gene encoding LOW QUALITY PROTEIN: ATPase family AAA domain-containing protein 2-like (The sequence of the model RefSeq protein was modified relative to this genomic sequence to represent the inferred CDS: inserted 1 base in 1 codon), with amino-acid sequence MKLFEFQRISSKAQRKKTTDRPTVKAVSKQETEEYSDGEEDDDDEEHDEDDNNSKRYEPRQKKSVVRYQAPLDESRKKPPXFFDRQASSTRESYRISASVPRSVHTTSRRSGRSLPRCLPLNWRKEGIWDRIHKDRMKMGASLADVDPMAIDQSVRFDTVGGLTSHISALKEMVVFPLLYPEVFEKFRIQPPRGCLFYGPPGTGKTLVARALANECSQGERKVAFFMRKGADCLSKWVGESERQLRLLFDQAYQMRPAIIFFDEIDGLAPVRSSRQDQIHSSIVSTLLALMDGLDSRGEVVVIGATNRLDSIDPALRRPGRFDREFLFGLPDRESRKDILKIHTRQWNPTPSDPFLEELADKCVGYCGADIKAVCAEAALCALRRRYPQIYGTSQKLLLDVGSININSRDFVAAMRKMVPASQRAVSSPAKALTPVVMPLLGPALTNVLDAVQKLFPHAEQGLKRKRDADLTDSILEDEIMYSGDEGPSSNNSITKQTTTKGSFLHFARSAICHPTTYRPRLLLAGRPGAGQSSHLAPAVLHALEKFTVYTLDMAVLFGVSCTSPEEACAQVFCEAKRTSPSIMYIPHIQQWWDTVGSALKATFLSLLQDIPSFSPIMLLATSNVAHHDLADEIQTLFRMEYGEVHSIQIPTQQERRKFFENLILSQTAKAPASKKKALMHAMEVLPLAPPPPPRQMSERERLRLEEQEEDTLRELRLFLRNVTERLSQDKRFKAFTKPVDIEEVPDYIKVIRHPMDLSTVLSKVDLHKYVTVREFVNDVDLIWKNALEYNPDSDPSDRQIRHRACALKDTTHAIIRDELDKDFNRICEQIRESRNKRGCTSSKFAPSYYQALPREEGFAESKRLGGNTGKDASTPFTANTPRPALRRVTRATRTLVQQQQLIDVDKALEILTQKTPQLVVDHDKLKELLKRVVSKTEGYEVHQLEKLYALLCQSIYRHRKNFDKTELLQEMKREIDNFS; translated from the exons ATGAAGTTGTTTGAATTTCAGAGGATCTCTTCTAAAGCCCAGCGAAAGAAGACTACTGATCGTCCAACTGTAAAAGCAGTTTCCAAACAAGAAACGGAAG AGTACTCTGATGGTGAGGAGGATGACGATGATGAGGAGCACGATGAAGACGACAATAACAGCAAGCGCTATGAACCTCGACAGAAAAAATCAGTGGTTCGCTACCAGGCACCTCTGGATG AATCCAGGAAGAAGCCTC TGTTTTTCGACCGCCAGGCATCTTCCACTAGAGAGAGTTACCGCATCAGTGCCTCAGTGCCCAGGAGTGTCCACACCACCAGCCGAAGGAGTGGCAGGTCCCTCCCACG GTGTCTGCCTCTGAATTGGCGCAAAGAGGGCATTTGGGACAGAATCCATAAGGACAGAATGAAGATGGGTGCAAGTCTTGCGGATGTCGACCCCATGGCGATTGACCAGTCG GTGCGCTTCGACACCGTTGGCGGTCTGACAAGCCACATTTCCGCCCTGAAGGAGATGGTAGTCTTCCCTCTGCTCTACCCAGAGGTGTTTGAGAAATTCAGGATCCAGCCCCCAAG GGGCTGCCTGTTCTACGGTCCCCCTGGTACGGGGAAGACCCTGGTGGCCAGAGCGCTGGCCAACGAGTGCAGCCAGGGGGAGAGGAAGGTGGCCTTCTTCATGAGGAAGGGGGCCGACTGCTTGAGCAAGTGGGTGGGAGAGTCGGAACGCCAGCTAAGGCTGCTCTTTGACCAG GCTTACCAGATGCGGCCAGCCATTATCTTCTTTGACGAAATCGATGGGTTGGCTCCGGTTCGCTCCAGTCGTCAAGACCAGATCCACAG TTCCATTGTGTCCACCCTGCTGGCACTAATGGATGGCCTGGATAGCCGAGGAGAGGTGGTGGTGATCGGAGCCACCAACCGACTGGACTCCATCGACCCCGCCCTCAGACGCCCCGGACGCTTCGACAGGGAGTTCCTCTTTGGCCTCCCTGATCGCGAG TCCCGGAAAGATATCCTGAAGATTCACACCAGACAGTGGAATCCTACACCGTCCGATCCTTTCCTGGAAGAGTTGGCTGATAAATGTGTCG GCTACTGCGGCGCCGACATCAAGGCGGTGTGCGCCGAGGCGGCCCTGTGCGCGCTGCGCCGGCGCTACCCCCAGATCTACGGCACGTCCCAGAAGCTCCTGCTGGACGTGGGCTCCATCAACATCAACAGCCGGGACTTTGTGGCCGCCATGAGGAAGATGGTGCCAGCCTCCCAGAGGGCTGTGTCATCCCCTGCCAAGGCCTTGACCCCTGTGGTTATGCCCCTGCTGGGCCCCGCCCTCACCAACGTGCTGGACGCAGTGCAGAAGCTCTTCCCCCACGCCGAACAGGGCCTCAAGAGGAAGAGGGATGCAG ATCTGACAGACAGCATTCTGGAGGATGAAATCATGTACAGTGGGGACGAGGGCCCCTCGTCCAATAATTCCATCACCAAACAGACCACCACCAAAGGGAGCTTCCTCCATTTTGCCAG GAGTGCGATCTGCCACCCCACCACCTACCGGCCCAGGCTGCTGCTGGCTGGGCGTCCCGGGGCGGGTCAGAGCTCCCACCTGGCCCCCGCCGTGCTCCACGCCCTGGAGAAGTTCACCGTCTACACCCTGGACATGGCTGTGCTGTTTGGAGTCAGCTGTACCTCACCCGAGGAGGCCTGTGCACAG GTGTTCTGCGAGGCCAAGCGGACCTCCCCCAGCATAATGTACATCCCCCACATCCAGCAGTGGTGGGACACGGTGGGCTCGGCCCTCAAGGCCACCTTCCTCAGCCTGCTGCAGGAcatcccctccttctcccccatcATGCTGCTGGCCACCAGCAACGTGGCTCACCACGACCTGGCCGACGAG ATCCAGACTCTGTTCCGGATGGAGTACGGAGAGGTACACTCTATCCAAATTCCCACCCAGCAGGAGAGAAGGAAGTTCTTTGAGAATCTCATCCTTAGCCAGACTGCCAAGGCACCCGCGTCCAAGAAGAAAGCCT TGATGCATGCCATGGAGGTGCTCCCCCttgccccccctcctccccccaggCAGATGAGTGAGAGGGAGCGTCTGCGtctggaggagcaggaggaggacacACTCAGGGAGCTGAGGCTGTTCCTGCGCAACGTCACCGAGCGCCTCTCCCAGGACAAACGCTTCAAGGCCTTCACTAAGCCTGTGGACATCGAAGAG GTTCCTGACTATATTAAGGTGATCAGGCATCCCATGGACCTCTCCACTGTACTGTCCAAGGTCGACCTCCACAAGTACGTGACCGTCAGGGAGTTTGTCAACGACGTGGACCTGATCTGGAAGAACGCCCTGGAGTACAACCCTGACAGCGACCCATCTG ATCGTCAGATTCGTCACCGGGCTTGTGCCCTGAAGGACACGACCCACGCCATCATCCGCGACGAACTAGACAAGGACTTTAACAGAATCTGTGAGCAGATCAGAGAGTCGCGCAACAAGAGAG GGTGCACGTCCTCAAAGTTTGCCCCCTCCTACTACCAGGCCTTGCCCAGAGAGGAAGGATTTGCCGAGTCCAAGAGGCTAGGCGGTAACACTGGCAAAGACGCCAGCACCCCGTTCACTGCCAACACCCCAAGGCCCGCAC TGAGGCGTGTGACCCGTGCCACCAGGACTCTGGTGCAGCAGCAGCAGTTGATCGACGTGGACAAGGCCCTGGAGATCCTGACCCAGAAGACGCCTCAGCTGGTCGTGGACCACGACAAACTCAAG GAATTGCTCAAAAGAGTTGTGTCCAAGACGGAGGGCTATGAGGTGCATCAGCTGGAGAAGCTGTATGCTCTGTTGTGTCAGAGCATCTACAGACACCGCAAGAACTTTGATAAGACAGAGCTCTTACAG GAAATGAAGAGAGAAATCGACAACTTTTCCTAA
- the LOC129831210 gene encoding zinc finger protein 239-like — MYKLQSLNSFLSECLTAAAVEILGAIEKVVAEYQEEISRSKEEIDSLRRQLRITPEKKLYRTDSQQLSLPDSEEVPLEQQHCEQEWCPTRGQEEPGPSQIKEEQEELRTSQEEELEGNTIEFIFSGPCVKREWDHEALSSSSIVISDQVRPSKPPLDPTPPLGEHCSELSTMSKKSHYCGKVFPLKADLQRHVTLARERPIECPYNATCKLKAHVPLCHGGKPCPVCGKTFKNNDHLSQHMRIHTRDRPFSCGDCGKSFYSKGLLNVHIQTHKGEKPFICGYCGKSFYQKGNLNQHLRTHTGEKPFSCGNCGKNFSRKTHLSRHILTHTGEKQHGCSVCGRRFAENADLLKHVDKVHK; from the exons ATGTATAAATTACAGTCTTTGAATTCGTTTCTTTCCGAGTGTTTAACGGCGGCGGCAGTGGAGATTTTGGGGGCAATTGAGAAAGTAGTAGCTGAGTACCAGGAGGAGATATCCCGATCTAAAGAGGAGATTGATAGTCTACGGAGACAGCTAAGGATTACACCGGAGAAAAAACTATATAGAACAG ACTCCCAgcagctctctctccctgactctgaAGAGGTTCCCCTTGAGCAACAACACTGTGAGCAGGAGTGGTGCCCCACTCGTGGACAGGAGGAACCAGGGCCGTCACAGAttaaagaggaacaggaggaactGAGGACCAGCCAGGAGGAAGAGCTGGAGGGTAATACCATAGAGTTTATATTTAGTGGTCCCTGTGTGAAAAGGGAATGGGATCATGAGGCCTTAAGCAGCAGCTCAATTGTAATTAGTGACCAAGTAAGACCAAGTAAACCACCATTGGATCCCACACCACCATTGGGGGAACACTGTTCTGAGCTCAGCACCATGTCTAAAAAATCTCACTACTGCGGCAAAGTATTTCCACTGAAAGCTGACCTTCAGAGGCATGTGACTCTCGCCAGGGAGAGACCCATTGAATGCCCCTACAACGCCACATGTAAACTGAAGGCCCATGTCCCACTCTGTCACGGTGGGAAACCCTGCCCTGTTTGTGGCAAGACCTTTAAAAACAACGACCATCTATCCCAGCACATGAGGATTCATACACGGGACAGGCcatttagctgtggtgactgCGGAAAAAGTTTCTATAGCAAGGGGCTGCTGAACGTGCATATACAGACTCATAAAGGAGAGAAACCATTCATCTGTGGATACTGCGGGAAAAGCTTCTATCAGAAGGGGAATCTAAACCAACATTTAcggactcacacaggagagaaaccttttagctgtggtAACTGTGGAAAAAACTTCAGTCGAAAAACACACCTGAGCAGGCATATCCTGACTCACACAGGTGAGAAACAGCATGGCTGTTCTGTGTGTGGTAGAAGATTCGCTGAGAATGCTGACCTGCTGAAGCATGTGGATAAAGTACACAAATAA